The Streptomyces spororaveus genome includes a region encoding these proteins:
- a CDS encoding GbsR/MarR family transcriptional regulator, with product MPGGRLTHHERQAIAEGLGQGLSYTDIAGRLGRPISTVTREVARNGGPTAYRADAAHRATTGRARRRKQPTAPAAATTAGDMHGRDPEAVLELEEQFTAMMVATGLPRMTARVLTCLYVTDGGSLTATELAERLQVSPASVSKAVGELEQQELIRRERDPGRRRDRYVIDADAWFRGWMASARQNAMLADFTLRGAQVLGTTTPAGTRMQDMGHFFEHVGRTMIEAAEQWRQADAERRSTPD from the coding sequence ATGCCCGGAGGCAGACTGACCCACCACGAACGACAGGCGATCGCCGAGGGGTTGGGGCAAGGACTCAGCTACACCGACATCGCCGGGCGCCTGGGCAGGCCCATCTCCACCGTCACCCGGGAGGTGGCCCGCAACGGCGGCCCCACCGCCTATCGGGCCGACGCGGCCCATCGCGCCACGACAGGACGCGCCCGCCGCCGCAAGCAGCCCACGGCCCCGGCCGCCGCCACGACCGCGGGCGACATGCACGGACGCGACCCGGAGGCCGTCCTCGAACTGGAGGAACAGTTCACGGCGATGATGGTCGCCACCGGTCTCCCGCGGATGACCGCCCGAGTGCTGACGTGCCTGTACGTCACCGATGGGGGCAGCCTGACCGCCACCGAGCTCGCTGAGCGCCTCCAGGTCAGCCCCGCCTCCGTCTCCAAGGCCGTCGGCGAACTCGAACAGCAGGAGCTCATCAGGCGCGAACGCGACCCCGGCCGGCGGCGCGACCGGTACGTGATCGACGCCGACGCCTGGTTCCGCGGCTGGATGGCCAGCGCCCGCCAGAACGCCATGCTGGCCGACTTCACCCTGCGCGGCGCCCAGGTCCTCGGCACCACGACACCCGCCGGCACCCGGATGCAGGACATGGGCCACTTCTTCGAGCACGTCGGCCGGACCATGATCGAGGCGGCCGAGCAGTGGCGGCAGGCCGATGCGGAGAGGCGGAGCACACCCGACTGA
- a CDS encoding SulP family inorganic anion transporter — MSARGRPSLLPLGLRGYRRAWLGRDALAGIAVAAYLVPQVMAYAGVAGLPPVAGLWAVLPAMVLYASIGSSRLLSVGPESTTALMTAVAVGPLAGGDPGRYAVLAAALAVVVGLVSLAAWAVRLGFLADLLSRPVLVGYLAGVALIMIVDQLPRLTGVRATGSGFFTQLYTFALNVSHVHWPTVVLAAAVLVLLLVAPRYWRTVPRPLLALVAVTALVAAFGLDERYGIAVIGSVPSGLPVPALPPPGDLPQLVIPALGVLLVGYSDVILTARAFADRGDPLPLDPNRELLALGAANLGAGLMYGFPVSSSASRTALAQSAKARSQAYSLFAALAVLMVLLFLGPLLAHTPSAVLGAIVVYAAVRLVEVGEFRRLAAFRRRELLLALGCLLGVLALGILYGVLVAVTLSVVELLARVARPHDAVEGMVPGLAGMHDVDDYPTARTVPGLLIYRYDSPLFFANAENFRRRALAAVDGQRSPTRWFVLNTEANVEVDITALDAVETLRQELEDRGIVLALARVKQELREDLDAYGLTASVGADRIYPTLPTALEAYRAWSRGAGFAAE, encoded by the coding sequence ATGTCCGCACGTGGAAGGCCGTCCCTGCTGCCCCTCGGTCTCAGGGGGTACCGCCGGGCGTGGCTCGGTCGGGACGCACTGGCCGGAATCGCCGTGGCCGCCTATCTGGTGCCCCAGGTCATGGCCTATGCGGGGGTGGCTGGGCTGCCACCGGTCGCGGGACTCTGGGCCGTGCTGCCCGCCATGGTGCTCTACGCCTCGATCGGTTCCTCACGGCTGCTCTCGGTGGGACCCGAGTCGACCACCGCGCTGATGACGGCCGTCGCCGTGGGGCCGCTCGCAGGAGGGGACCCGGGCCGGTACGCGGTGCTCGCGGCGGCCCTCGCCGTGGTCGTCGGCCTGGTGTCGCTGGCGGCCTGGGCCGTGCGCCTCGGGTTTCTCGCCGACCTGCTCTCACGGCCCGTGCTCGTCGGCTACCTCGCCGGTGTCGCCCTGATCATGATCGTCGACCAGCTGCCCCGGCTCACCGGAGTACGAGCCACCGGCTCCGGCTTCTTCACACAGCTGTACACCTTCGCCCTCAACGTCTCGCACGTTCACTGGCCGACCGTCGTCCTGGCCGCCGCCGTGCTGGTCCTGCTCCTGGTGGCGCCGAGGTACTGGCGGACGGTTCCGCGTCCCCTGCTCGCCCTTGTCGCCGTCACCGCCCTGGTGGCGGCATTCGGGCTGGACGAGCGGTACGGGATCGCCGTGATCGGATCCGTACCCTCCGGGCTGCCCGTGCCCGCGCTGCCGCCCCCCGGCGACCTTCCGCAGCTGGTGATCCCGGCGCTGGGCGTCCTTCTCGTCGGCTACTCGGACGTGATCCTCACCGCCCGGGCCTTCGCCGACCGGGGCGACCCGCTTCCGCTCGACCCCAACCGTGAGCTGCTGGCCCTGGGGGCGGCGAACCTGGGGGCGGGCCTCATGTACGGGTTCCCCGTCAGCAGCAGCGCCAGCCGCACCGCGTTGGCCCAGTCGGCGAAGGCGCGGAGCCAGGCCTACTCCCTGTTCGCCGCACTCGCGGTACTGATGGTCCTCCTCTTCCTGGGGCCGCTCCTGGCCCACACCCCGAGCGCCGTCCTCGGCGCCATCGTCGTCTACGCCGCCGTCCGCCTCGTCGAAGTGGGCGAGTTCCGGCGTCTCGCGGCCTTCCGCCGGCGCGAGCTGCTGCTGGCACTCGGATGCCTCCTGGGCGTTCTGGCCCTCGGCATCCTGTACGGAGTGCTCGTCGCCGTGACCCTGTCCGTGGTCGAGTTGCTGGCCCGTGTGGCCCGCCCGCACGACGCCGTGGAAGGCATGGTGCCCGGGCTCGCCGGCATGCACGACGTGGACGACTACCCGACGGCGCGGACGGTCCCGGGGCTGCTGATCTACCGCTACGACTCGCCGCTGTTCTTCGCCAACGCGGAGAACTTCCGCCGCCGTGCCCTGGCAGCGGTCGACGGGCAGCGGTCTCCGACGCGCTGGTTCGTCCTCAACACCGAGGCGAACGTGGAGGTGGACATCACGGCACTGGACGCCGTGGAGACACTCCGCCAGGAACTCGAGGACCGCGGCATCGTCCTCGCCCTGGCCAGGGTCAAACAGGAACTCCGCGAGGACCTGGACGCTTACGGCCTGACCGCCTCGGTGGGCGCCGACCGCATCTACCCGACCCTGCCCACGGCTCTGGAGGCCTATCGGGCATGGAGCCGCGGGGCAGGGTTCGCGGCGGAATGA